A window of Variovorax paradoxus EPS genomic DNA:
AATGACAAGGGTTGCGCTCGTTGCGGGACTTAACCCAACATCTCACGACACGAGCTGACGACAGCCATGCAGCACCTGTGTTACGGTTCTCTTTCGAGCACTAAGCCATCTCTGGCGAATTCCGTACATGTCAAAGGTGGGTAAGGTTTTTCGCGTTGCATCGAATTAAACCACATCATCCACCGCTTGTGCGGGTCCCCGTCAATTCCTTTGAGTTTCAACCTTGCGGCCGTACTCCCCAGGCGGTCAACTTCACGCGTTAGCTTCGTTACTGAGTCAGTGAAGACCCAACAACCAGTTGACATCGTTTAGGGCGTGGACTACCAGGGTATCTAATCCTGTTTGCTCCCCACGCTTTCGTGCATGAGCGTCAGTACAGGTCCAGGGGATTGCCTTCGCCATCGGTGTTCCTCCGCATATCTACGCATTTCACTGCTACACGCGGAATTCCATCCCCCTCTACCGTACTCTAGCTATGCAGTCACAGATGCAGTTCCCAGGTTGAGCCCGGGGATTTCACAACTGTCTTACATAACCGCCTGCGCACGCTTTACGCCCAGTAATTCCGATTAACGCTTGCACCCTACGTATTACCGCGGCTGCTGGCACGTAGTTAGCCGGTGCTTATTCTTACGGTACCGTCATTAGCCCTCTTTATTAGAAAAGGCCGTTTCGTTCCGTACAAAAGCAGTTTACAACCCGAAGGCCTTCATCCTGCACGCGGCATGGCTGGATCAGGCTTTCGCCCATTGTCCAAAATTCCCCACTGCTGCCTCCCGTAGGAGTCTGGGCCGTGTCTCAGTCCCAGTGTGGCTGGTCGTCCTCTCAGACCAGCTACAGATCGAAGGCTTGGTGAGCCTTTACCTCACCAACTACCTAATCTGCCATCGGCCGCTCCATTCGCGCAAGGTCTTGCGATCCCCTGCTTTCATCCGTAGATCGTATGCGGTATTAGCACAGCTTTCGCTGCGTTATCCCCCACGATTGGGCACGTTCCGATGTATTACTCACCCGTTCGCCACTCGCCGCCAGGATTGCTCCCGCGCTGCCGTTCGACTTGCATGTGTAAGGCATGCCGCCAGCGTTCAATCTGAGCCAGGATCAAACTCTATAGTTCGATCTTGATTTTTGCGCCTGACCTCGCGGTCAAGCAAAACTCATAAAAAAAGAATTAAAGTGAACTTCACTTCTATCTCATGAGCGTTTTTAAGTCTTGCGACTTGTTCCGAAGAACTTACGCAATTACCTTCAAACGCCCACGCTTATCGGCTGTAAATTTTTAACGATCACCGAAGCAACTCATCGTTTACTTCGTCTTGCTTTGCTGCGATCAGCGAAGCCTTGTAGTCTATCACGGTTTTTACAGAACCGTCAAACTTTTTTCGCTTTCAACATCTTCTTATTTGCACCCCGCAACCTTCGCTGCGAGACGCTGAAGCTGTTTCAGCGGAGCCTTCGATTATGCACTGTTTTTTGCAATCCAGTCAACTTCGAAGAATCTTTTTCTCAGCCAACCCTCAGCAACCACCCCTTCCAGGGCAACCACCGAACAACACATCAATGCGTTGTCAGCCGAGCCCACGAGTATATGCCAAATCCATGGCCTCGCAAGACCTCGCTCAACAAAATCGACATCAGGACCTCTTCGTCCCGGGGCGGCGCTTCGCGCCGCCCCGGGACGAAGAGGAGGCTCCTCCGATAATCCCTGCCACATGGCACTCATCACACTCCTCGACGCCCAACTCGCGTTCGGTCACGTCCCGCTGCTCGATCATGCGGACTTCTCTCTTCTTGAATCGGAGCGCATTGGCCTGATCGGCCGAAATGGCGCGGGCAAGTCCTCGCTGCTCAAGATACTGGGCGGCCTGGAGAAAACCGACGACGGCACCCTGCAACTGCAGCAGAACCTGCGCGTTGCCTACGTCGCCCAGGAGCCTGTGCTCGATATGGATGCGGACGTATTCACCGCAGCCAGCCAGGGCCTGGGAAGCGTGATCGCCGTACGCGATCTCTATCTGTCAGGCGCCGAAGGCCTCGACCTCGACGCCCTCCAGTCCCAGATCGAAGCCTATGACGCCTGGAACTGGGAGCAGCGCGTCGAAGAGACGCTGCACCGCCTCCACCTCGACCGGAACGCCCGCGTCGGCTCCCTCTCCGGAGGCACCCGCAAGCGCGTGGCGCTGGCCCAGGCCCTGGTGGCCGCACCCGATGTCCTTCTATTAGATGAGCCCACCAACCACCTGGACCTCGACTCCATCGAATGGCTCGAACAGTTGCTGATCGACTTCAAGGGCAGCGTCGTCACCGTCACCCATGACCGCAGCTTCCTGAACCGCGTCGCCACCCGCATCATCGAACTCGACCGCGGCAAGCTGGGCTCCTACCCCGGCAATTTCGAGCAGTACCTATTACAGAAGGAAGAGCAGCTCGCCCAGGAAGCCGTCATCAGCGCGAAGGCCGACAAGCTCCTTGCGCAAGAAGAAATCTGGATCCGCAAGGGCGTCGAAGCCCGCCGCACCCGCAGCCAGAGCCGCATCACCCGCCTGCAGGAACTCCGTGCGAGCCGCACCGCCCGCCGCGAGGTGCAGGGCAGCGTCAACATGGACGTCGCCTCCGGCCAGTCGAGCGGCAAGATCGTGGCCGAACTCACCGAGGCGACCAAGTCCTTCGGCGAGAAGACCGTCATCCGCAATTTCAGCGGCACCATCCTGCGCGGCGACAAGGTCGGGCTGCTCGGCCCGAACGGCGCGGGCAAGACCACGCTGCTCAAGCTCATCCTCGGGGAGCTCGAACCCGACAGCGGCAAGATCCGCCGCGGCACCAACCTGCAGGTCGCATACTTCGACCAGATGCGCGACAAGCTCGACCTCGACGCCACGCTGGAAGACTTCATCAGCCCCGGCAGCGAGTGGATCGAGATCGGCTCGCAGAAGAAGCACGTCAAGAGCTATCTCTCCGACTTCCTGTTCTCCCCCGCCCGCGCCAACTCCCCCGTGCGCTCGCTCAGCGGCGGCGAGCGCAACCGCCTGCTGCTGGCGCGCCTCTTCGCCCGCCCTGCCAACGTGCTGGTGCTCGACGAGCCGACCAACGACCTGGACATCGACACGCTGGAGCTGCTCGAGAACCTGCTGCAGGACTACGACGGCACCGTGTTCCTCGTGAGCCATGACCGCACCTTCCTCGACAACGTGGTCACCAGCACCATCGCCTTCGAAGGCGACGGCCGCTGGCGCGAGTACGAGGGCAGCGTGCAGGATTGGCTGATCCAGTCCAAGCGCGCGCGCGAAATCGCCGCGCAGCGGCTCGCTGCGGCACCGCCGCCGCCTGTCGCCGCACCCGCCCCGGCGGCCGAGACGGCCCCCAAGGCAGCGACCGCGCCCCGCAAGAAGCTCTCATATAAGGAGCAGCGCGAACTCGAAGCCTTGCCCGTGCAGATCGAAGCCCTCGAAACCGAGCAGAAGCGCATCACCGAGATGCTGGAGCTCGACGGCGGCGCCATCTACGCCTCCGACGCCTCGCGCGCGGTCGAGCTCAGCGAACGCCACGCCCAGATCGACGAAGAGCTGCTCGCCGCCCTCGAGCGCCAGGAAGAGCTGGGCGCCGCGCGTTAGGCGAATCAGGCGCCGAAGCCCTCCCGGTTCGCGTCCGCCCGTCCCACGCCGGGCGGACGCCGACTAGGCTATATATGCGGCTACCCAATCCTCCGGGAATCGCCGCATGCCTTCACCCTTCACGTTCTTCGGCCGATATGCCGTGCTCATCGCGGCGTTGCTGCTGGGCGCCTGCGCCCAATTGCCGAAAGACGTCGACCGCCCCGTCTCGACCGCGCTCGCCTCGCCGAACGACACCGCGCTCGGCGCGCTGGTCCGCCAGCGCCGCCAAGCCGACAAAGCCCGTTTCGAGTCGGGCTTCCTGCTGCTGGGCGGCCCGCCCGCCGCGTACGGCAGCCGGCTTGCGTTGATCGAAGGCGCGCAGAAGACGCTCGATCTGCAGTACTACGCCATCCACGCCGACGCCAGCACCGGCCGTCTCGTGCGCGGCCTGCGAGCGGCGGCCGAACGCGGCGTGCGCGTGCGCATCCTGCTCGACGATTTCCACAGCACCGGCCGCGACGCGCTGGTGCTCGGCCTGGCTTTCGTGCCCAACATCGAGATGCGCCTGTTCAACCCGCTTGCGGGCGCGCGCGATTCCACTTTCAGCCGGCTCTTCAATTCGATCGGCGATGCTTCGCGCATCCAGCAGCGGATGCACAACAAGCTGTTCCTGGCCGACAACGTGCTCGGCGTCACCGGCGGACGCAACCTCGGCGACGCCTATTTCGGCAATGCGACCACCGGCAACTTCGTCGATCTCGACGTACTCGCGGCCGGCCCGATCGTGCAGGACCTCTCGCGCAGCTTCGACAGCTACTGGAACAACGAGCGCGCCTACCCCGTGCAGTCGCTGGTCTCGCGCGAAGAGTTCCAGGAGATGCGCGACCGCGCGCGGAAGGCCGACAAGGAACTGAGCGACGAAGCCGCAGCGGCGAAGAAGGACGATCCCGGCGCGCCCGAAAGCAAACCCGGGCCCGACGCCCCGCCCACCGCCGCCCAACGCGCCCGCGTCTGGGACGAGAAACCGTTGGACCTGCGCACCGCCACCTTCGTCTGGGCGCCGGCCGTGATGCTCGCCGACCAGCCCGGCAAGATCCCGGCCGACACCGGCCCCGGCGCCACGCGCGACCCGGGCCTCGTGGTAGGCCAGTCCGCCGATGCGGCGCGCGTCCCCAGAGCCTCCCGAACTCCGAACGCGCCGCAGCCCTCATCGCCCTCTCGCCGTACCGCATCGCTCGAAGCCGCATCGGACGCGGCCGCCAGCGGCGACACCGTGGTCGAGGGCCTGCTGCAGCTGATCGGCCAGGCACGCTCCGAACTCCTCATCATCTCGCCCTACTTCGTGCCCGGCCAGGACATGAAGCAGGCCTTTGCCGCGGCGCGCGTCCGCGGCGTGAAGATCCGCGTGCTGACCAACTCGCTGGCGTCGAACGACGCGCCGGTGGCGCATGTCGGCTACGCGCGGCACCGGGAAGAGCTTCTCAAGATGGGCGTCGAACTCTACGAGCTGCGAAGCGAGCAGACCACCTTCGGCACCGTCTTCGGCTCGGGCTCCTCGGGCGGCGGCGCTGGCGGCAGCAGTGCCACAGGCGAGTCGCGCGCGATGCTGCACTCCAAGGTGCTGGTGATGGATGGCCGGCTCCTGGTCGTCGGCTCGATGAACCTGGACCTGCGCTCCCAACTGCAGAACACCGAGATCGCACTGCTGATCCGCAGCGACGAACTCTCGCGCGTGGCCGGCGAACAGATCGAGCGCGGCATGCGCGAGCGCTCCTGGCATGTCGCGCAGGTGAACGGCGCGTTGGTGTGGCACGCGCCCGAAGGCAGCGGCCTCGCCGACACGACCACCGAACCCGATGCCAGCGCCACGCTGCGCCTGATGCTCAGGCTCTTCGGTCCGCTAGCGCCCGACCAGTTGCTGTAGCCGACCCGGTCAGTGCTTGTGCTGGTGGGTGCCACCGGCATCGGCGCCTTCGGGCGCGCCCACGGGCAGCGTCACGTCCAGCGCGGTCTTCACGCCCTTGGCGTCTTCGAACTTCAGGGTGAACGGCACGGTCGCGCCCTTGGCCAGCGCGCCCTTCAGGTCCATCATCATCACGTGATAGCCGCCGGGCTTGAGTTCGACGGTCTGGCCCGCGGGCAGGTCGAGGCCACCGGCGAGTTCGCGCATCTTCATGGTGTCGCCTTCCATCTTCATCTCGTGTACCTCGGCCACGCCGGCCGCGGGCGTCGAGATGCCGACCAGCTTCGCGCCGGTGGGCGCGGTGAGCTTCATGAAGGCGCCCGTGCCGCTCTGGCCCGGCACCGATTGACGCACCCAGCCGCCCTGCACATCGACCGTCGCCACGCCCTGTGCCACCACGTTGAGCTTCGCGGCCGGCGACTTGAGCCCCGCGGTCGAGTTGCCCGACGTCGGCACTTCGGCCCAGTCGGCGACGCCGACATCGCAGGTCTGCAGCACCTTGAACCACAGCGTGCCCGGCGTGCCCGGCACCTTGCCGCGCAGCACGAACTCGCTGCGCTCCTTGCCGGGCAGCGCGTCCTGCGGGGTTTCGGCGGTCCAGCGCACTTCGCCGTCGCCGGCGTTCTTCTGCACGTCGAGCTTCCAGCCCTTGCGCGCCTGGGCGTCGGTCAGCACGAAACCCTTGGGCAGGCGCACCGCCAGGCCGGTGGTGGCCGTGGCGCCTTCGCAGGCGTGGCCGACGCGGAAGGCGGCGTTGTAGTCGCTGCCGACGGTGGCGCTGCCCGGTGGCAGGGTGACGTGCGCCAGCGCGGCGGCCGCGCCGGCCAGCATGGCGCAGGCGGCCACGGTCTTGAGGATGAAGGCAGGGGTGTTCATGGCGTGTCCTCTGAAGGATGAATGAATGAATGAAAGCGTCACAGGTCGAACTTGAGTTCGGCCACGTAGGTGCGTTGCGGGTACGGGTGGAAGGCCCAGTACTTGTTGTTGTTCAGGTTGTCGATGCCGAAGGCCGCACTCCACTGCCGGTCGATCCGGTAGCGGATGCGCGCGTCGACCACGAAGAATTTCGAGAAGCCCATGTACGCGAAGCCGTTCGGGTCGCTGTTGTCGAGCGAGCCGAACTGCTTGCCGCTGTAGCGCATGCCGACGGTGTAGCTCCATTTGGCATCGGGCCGGTAGGTCGCGAGCAGCGAGGCGCGCACCTTGGGCACGCGCGGCTGCTCGCGGCCGACGCTCGCGGGGAAGCCGCTGTTGGCGGTGATCTTCGAGTTCGTCAGCGTGAGGCTGCCGCTCAGGTCGAATCCCTTCACGCCCACATCGACCGCGTTCAGCGCCACCTCGAGCCCGCGCGTGCGGATGGCATCGACGTTCTGCACCGTGCTCACCAGGTTGTTGAGCGCCTGGCTGTAGAGCGCGTCCTTCGTGTTCTCGAAGAAGAGCGTGGTGCGCAGCATGCCGTCCAGGCCCCAGCCCTTGAGGTCGCGTTCGGCGGTGAGCTCGGTGGTCCACGAGCGCTCGGGGCGCAGGTTCGGATTCGTGTTGACGATGCGGTTGCCGTCGATCGAGCCCTGGTAGAGCTCGCTCACCGTCGGCATGCGCACGGCGCGGCCGGTCGAGGCCTTGAAGAGCCAGTCGGGCGTGGCCTGCCAAGCAACGGCCGCCTTGGGCGAGTCGTAGCTGTTCTTGCGCGGCGTGAAGTCGAGCAACCGCGCCGCATTGCCGAGCTGGCCGCCGTAGGCCTCCCAGCGTTCGTGACGCAGGCCGAGCGTGGTCTTCCAGTCCTTGGCGAAACGCCAGGTGTCCTGCACGTAGAGCGACTGCAGCCGGGTGTTGCCGTTGAAGGCCGAGAACGGCGTGACGGGTGATCCGCTGATCCAGTCGAGCGTGTTGCCGACGCTGGTGCGAAGGCGCGCCGTGTCCTGCTGGAAGCCGAAGTCGACCACGTGCGCGCCCACGCCTTCGGCCGAGCCGGTGGGCCGCCAGGTGCCGGCCGCCTTGAAGGTGTTCCAGCCCGAGCCGCCCATGTCGGTGGTGCGGCCCGGGCCGCCGTTGAAGGCACCGGGCAGCGGGGTCGTCGGCGTGCGCGAGGTGTCGCTCGAATAGTCGAACAGGCTCGCCGCCACTTCCCAGTCGAACACGCCGCCGGTGTGGCTCTTCACCGAAAGGCCGTGCATGTAGTGGGTGAGCGCGGTCTCGGTCGGGGCCAGCACGGCGCTGGGCGCATCGAGGTTGTAGGTGCGTCCCGCGATGTTCACCCGCCCCGAATACACGGGCTGGCCGAACGCATTGCGCAGGTACGTATCGACGCCGCCGTGCGTCGTGTTGTTCCAGGCGCCCAGCGTGTAGGTGGCGCGGAGGGTGGGCGAGAAGTCGTAGGCCACCTTCAGCTTGGCCTGCTCCTGCGTGGTGTCGTAGATCGTGGAGCCGCCCACCAGCCACCACGGCTGGTTCGACGGATTCAGTCCGAGCACCGCACCGGTGACCGGCGTGCCCGCGTTGCCCACGGTGCTGGCGCTCAGAAGGCGGTTGCCGAACACCAGTGCCTGCCCCTTGCTGTGGGTGCGCGAGGCGCTGAGCCACCACGACCAGTCGCCGTTGCGGCTGCCGAGCGACAGGTCCAGCTGGTTGCCGGCGGGCGACGAATGGCTGCCGTACTGGTCGAAGTTCGAGGCGAAGCCGCTCAGCTTGACGTGCGCCTCCAGCTCTGTGGGCATGCGCGTCACGTAGTCGACGACAGCGCCCACCGAGTTGCCCGGGTACGCCGCCGAGAACGGCCCGTAGAGCACGTCGACCCGCTCGATTTCTTCGGGCGACACCATGCCCCAGCGCGGCGCATAGGTGGCGCCGTTGCCCAACGGGTTCGACAGCATGATGCCGTCCGCATAGACCATCGAGCGCGCACTGTTGCCCGTGCCCGAGGCGCGGGTGGCGAGCACCGCGTGATTGAAGTCGCCGATGTAGCGCTTGCGCACGACCAGGCTCGGCAGGTACTTGAGGGCGTCTTCCGCATCGGTCGCGTTGACAGTCTCGGCGATCTGCTCGCGCGTCACGCCCTCGATGGTGGTGGGAATCTGCGCTGGCAGCGAGGTCGGCTGGCCGCCGGTCACGGTGACGGTGCTCAGGGCGCGGCCGGTGCCGCCTTCAGGCGCATCGGCACCCGGTTGCTGCTGCGCCCACACCGGCGCGCTGAGGGGAAATGCCATGGCGATCGCCAAGGCGCGGGAATGCTTTTTCACTGGGAACCTGCTCCACGAACTTCAAGCCGGACAGGCCGCAGGCGCCCTCATCGATCGGGCGCACGCGGCTATGGGTTGGAAAGCGTCAGGAGCGGTTCGGAGGCCCGCGCGCCGGCAGCGGCGCAGCGGTGGCCGCGGCAAGGCGCGCGGCGGGAATCGGCTGGACCACGCGGCCCAGCGGGAGGGGAAGATCGAAAGAGGCGACGGCCAGGGCCGGCGGTGGTGCGCCGGTCAGCACGCACAGCGGGCAGTCCATGTGCGAGGCGCCCATTTCCTGCACGCCGTCCTCGGTGTGCACCACTACCTTGATGGAGCCGGCGCTGGAACACACCAGCTCCATGGCCTGCGGATGCACGAGCGGCGAGGCCACCGCCACGCCCAGCGACAGCATGAACCACAGCAGCACCCAACGGCCGACCTGGCCGATCTGGCCGAGGAAGCGGGGGTGGTGGGGGCGCTGCAGGTGCATGGCGGTCGCGATTATCTGCGCACTTTGCCCTTGGGCGCCGCCTTGGCCGGTGCCTTGGCGCCCTTGGAAGCCGGTGCGGCCTTCGAGGATTTCGCCCCCTTGGCTCCCTTGGCAGCGACCGCGCCCTTCTGGGCTTTCTGCCCCTTCTGTCCCTTCACGGCCTTGCCGCCACGCACGGCGCGCGGTGCCGGCTCGGGCGCCGACAGCGCCGGCATCGGCACCGCCGTCTGCGCCTGCGCGCTCGTGAGCACCGGTGTCACGGTGAAACCGCGCGTCGCCATCAGCGCCGGCAACCCCTGCGGGCCGATCATGTGCAGCGCGCCGACCGCGGCGAACACGCCCTTGCCGCTTGCATGCAGGCGCTCGATGCCGTTGGCCAGCCCCGGGTTGCGGTCGTCCAGCAGGCGCTTCATGAGCCGCTGCTCGGCGGGGGTGCGAAGGCAGTCGCACCAGTCGGCATAGCGGGCCAGCTTGTCGGCATCGCTGCGCGCCCAGACATCGGCCAGTTCCTTCATCTGTCCGCGCAACTGGCCCGACTCCAGCTCGTCGAGCGCCGCATCGACCTGCTCGGCCTCTTCCGCTTCGGAATCGCCGGTCAGCGCCTTGATCTGGTCGGCCGCGTTCTCCAGCGCGAAGATCGGCTTGTTGCCGTTGCGGGCGGACACCGCCATCGTCTCGTCGACGCCGAATTCCGGGTACAGCCCGTCGGCGCGCGCCACCAGGCCGGCGAGCGCCGACACCTGCAGGATCGGCTGCAGCTTGGCCGTGGCGCCCGGCGGCACGCAGGCCTCGGTGTTCTGGCGGTCCAGGCGCCGTGCGCGCTCGCCGCTGAGCATGCGAGAGAGCAGCGCCGGATCGGCCGGCTGGCCCATCACGCGGGTCGTGGCTTCGTCGCGCGAATCGATCTCCAGCGCGAGCGCATCGCTCTGCGCCAGCGCCTTCTGCACGGTGGGGCCGGGCCGCACCCATTCGGCGCGGCCGATGTGGATGGTTCCGTAGAGCCAGGAGGTACGCCCGTCGCGCTCGATGCGCCAGAGCACTCCGCGGTCGACGCCGTTGCGCACGCCCGGTCCGAGCTTGGCGAGGCTGGCGATGGCCGAAGGTGGGCAATCCGCCGCCTGTGCCGCGACCGCGAACACGCAGAGGACGCCCGCGACGACCTGGCGCGCCCGGCGCAGAGGTCCCGAAAAATCAGTGGTGCGCCTGAGCGCAGAGAGGATCCGGCGTATCCGCAAGGCCTGCTCCATGATGAAAGAAAGTCCGGCATTCTCACAGCACCGCTGCCCATAATCCGAAACCATGCAGCGCATCTTCCACCTTGCCTTTCACGTGCGCGACCTCGACGGTGCGCGCCGCTTCTACGGCGACGTCCTCGGTTGCGCCGAGGGCCGCAGCACCGACACCTGGGTCGATTTCGATTTCTTCGGCCACCAGATCTCGCTGCATCTGGGCGAGCCCTTCGCCACCGCGCGCACCGGCCGCGTCGGCGACGTGATGGTCCCGATGCCGCACTTCGGCCTCGCGCTGGCCCTGCCCGACTGGCAGGCACTGGCCGAACGGCTGGAAGCCGCGAACACCGATTTCGTGCTGAAGCCCCAGGTGCGCTTCGAGGGCCAGCCGGGCGAGCAGTGGACGATGTTCTTCTGCGATCCCTTCGGCAATCCGATCGAGGTCAAGGGCTTCCGCTCCCTGGCCACGATCTACGACAAGTAAAGCCGAAGCCACGTGGGATACACCTTCGCATCGGCCACCGTGTTGCTGCTGCTGATCACCGATCCGCTGGGCAATATCCCGATCTTTGCCAATGCGCTCAAGGGCGTGGCGCCCGAGCGGCGCACCTGGGTCATCATGCGCGAGGTACTGATCGCCTTTGCGCTGCTGCTGGTCTTCATGTTCGTGGGCGACGGCTTCCTGCGGGTGATGGGGCTGTCGGGCCTCTCGCTGCAGATCGCGGGCGGGGTGGTGATGTTCCTGATCGCTCTCCGCATGATCTTTCCGCCGGAGCACGGCGCCGTGCCCGTCGCGGCCCCGACCGAAGAGCCGCTGATCGTGCCGCTCGCCGTGCCCGCGCTGGCCGGCCCCTCGGCGCTGGCCACGGTCATGCTGCTGGTGTCGCAGGCGCCCGAGCGGCGCCTCGAATGGGTGGCCGCGCTCAGCGTCACCATGGCCGTGTGCGCCATCGTACTGGTGCTGGCCGAGCGCATCCAGCGGCTGGTCGGCGAGCGCCTTGTGCTTGCCTTCGAGCGGCTGATGGGCCTGATCCTGGTGGCCGTGTCGGTCGAGATGATGATCCGCGGCGTCAAGCTGCTGGCATCGGAAATGGGGAGGTAGCTGTCCACATGCCTTTCTTCGCAGAGCCCCATCTGACGGCACGGATCTTCCGGGTCACGCTGGCCACGCTGATTCCGCTGCCGCTTTTCTTCGGCGCGAGCGGCGCGCAGGCGGCGCAGGTCTGCGAACTCAACGGCCAGAGCGTGAGCCCTTCCAACGGCAGCACCACGGCCGGCAAGACCGGTCTCATGCGCTGCAAGGACGGCACCACCGGCGAAGTCCAGCGCGAGCAGCAGCTGCAGAACGGTGTCTTCATGGGCCTCGTGCGCTTCTACGAAAAGGGCAAGCTCGCGCGCGAACACACCACCAACGCCAAGGGCAACATGCAGGGCCGCGCCCGCGAGTTCTCG
This region includes:
- a CDS encoding ATP-binding cassette domain-containing protein, producing MALITLLDAQLAFGHVPLLDHADFSLLESERIGLIGRNGAGKSSLLKILGGLEKTDDGTLQLQQNLRVAYVAQEPVLDMDADVFTAASQGLGSVIAVRDLYLSGAEGLDLDALQSQIEAYDAWNWEQRVEETLHRLHLDRNARVGSLSGGTRKRVALAQALVAAPDVLLLDEPTNHLDLDSIEWLEQLLIDFKGSVVTVTHDRSFLNRVATRIIELDRGKLGSYPGNFEQYLLQKEEQLAQEAVISAKADKLLAQEEIWIRKGVEARRTRSQSRITRLQELRASRTARREVQGSVNMDVASGQSSGKIVAELTEATKSFGEKTVIRNFSGTILRGDKVGLLGPNGAGKTTLLKLILGELEPDSGKIRRGTNLQVAYFDQMRDKLDLDATLEDFISPGSEWIEIGSQKKHVKSYLSDFLFSPARANSPVRSLSGGERNRLLLARLFARPANVLVLDEPTNDLDIDTLELLENLLQDYDGTVFLVSHDRTFLDNVVTSTIAFEGDGRWREYEGSVQDWLIQSKRAREIAAQRLAAAPPPPVAAPAPAAETAPKAATAPRKKLSYKEQRELEALPVQIEALETEQKRITEMLELDGGAIYASDASRAVELSERHAQIDEELLAALERQEELGAAR
- a CDS encoding phospholipase D family protein, whose product is MPSPFTFFGRYAVLIAALLLGACAQLPKDVDRPVSTALASPNDTALGALVRQRRQADKARFESGFLLLGGPPAAYGSRLALIEGAQKTLDLQYYAIHADASTGRLVRGLRAAAERGVRVRILLDDFHSTGRDALVLGLAFVPNIEMRLFNPLAGARDSTFSRLFNSIGDASRIQQRMHNKLFLADNVLGVTGGRNLGDAYFGNATTGNFVDLDVLAAGPIVQDLSRSFDSYWNNERAYPVQSLVSREEFQEMRDRARKADKELSDEAAAAKKDDPGAPESKPGPDAPPTAAQRARVWDEKPLDLRTATFVWAPAVMLADQPGKIPADTGPGATRDPGLVVGQSADAARVPRASRTPNAPQPSSPSRRTASLEAASDAAASGDTVVEGLLQLIGQARSELLIISPYFVPGQDMKQAFAAARVRGVKIRVLTNSLASNDAPVAHVGYARHREELLKMGVELYELRSEQTTFGTVFGSGSSGGGAGGSSATGESRAMLHSKVLVMDGRLLVVGSMNLDLRSQLQNTEIALLIRSDELSRVAGEQIERGMRERSWHVAQVNGALVWHAPEGSGLADTTTEPDASATLRLMLRLFGPLAPDQLL
- a CDS encoding copper chaperone PCu(A)C; protein product: MNTPAFILKTVAACAMLAGAAAALAHVTLPPGSATVGSDYNAAFRVGHACEGATATTGLAVRLPKGFVLTDAQARKGWKLDVQKNAGDGEVRWTAETPQDALPGKERSEFVLRGKVPGTPGTLWFKVLQTCDVGVADWAEVPTSGNSTAGLKSPAAKLNVVAQGVATVDVQGGWVRQSVPGQSGTGAFMKLTAPTGAKLVGISTPAAGVAEVHEMKMEGDTMKMRELAGGLDLPAGQTVELKPGGYHVMMMDLKGALAKGATVPFTLKFEDAKGVKTALDVTLPVGAPEGADAGGTHQHKH
- a CDS encoding TonB-dependent receptor, with protein sequence MAFPLSAPVWAQQQPGADAPEGGTGRALSTVTVTGGQPTSLPAQIPTTIEGVTREQIAETVNATDAEDALKYLPSLVVRKRYIGDFNHAVLATRASGTGNSARSMVYADGIMLSNPLGNGATYAPRWGMVSPEEIERVDVLYGPFSAAYPGNSVGAVVDYVTRMPTELEAHVKLSGFASNFDQYGSHSSPAGNQLDLSLGSRNGDWSWWLSASRTHSKGQALVFGNRLLSASTVGNAGTPVTGAVLGLNPSNQPWWLVGGSTIYDTTQEQAKLKVAYDFSPTLRATYTLGAWNNTTHGGVDTYLRNAFGQPVYSGRVNIAGRTYNLDAPSAVLAPTETALTHYMHGLSVKSHTGGVFDWEVAASLFDYSSDTSRTPTTPLPGAFNGGPGRTTDMGGSGWNTFKAAGTWRPTGSAEGVGAHVVDFGFQQDTARLRTSVGNTLDWISGSPVTPFSAFNGNTRLQSLYVQDTWRFAKDWKTTLGLRHERWEAYGGQLGNAARLLDFTPRKNSYDSPKAAVAWQATPDWLFKASTGRAVRMPTVSELYQGSIDGNRIVNTNPNLRPERSWTTELTAERDLKGWGLDGMLRTTLFFENTKDALYSQALNNLVSTVQNVDAIRTRGLEVALNAVDVGVKGFDLSGSLTLTNSKITANSGFPASVGREQPRVPKVRASLLATYRPDAKWSYTVGMRYSGKQFGSLDNSDPNGFAYMGFSKFFVVDARIRYRIDRQWSAAFGIDNLNNNKYWAFHPYPQRTYVAELKFDL
- a CDS encoding DUF2946 family protein; amino-acid sequence: MHLQRPHHPRFLGQIGQVGRWVLLWFMLSLGVAVASPLVHPQAMELVCSSAGSIKVVVHTEDGVQEMGASHMDCPLCVLTGAPPPALAVASFDLPLPLGRVVQPIPAARLAAATAAPLPARGPPNRS
- a CDS encoding TraB/GumN family protein, encoding MFAVAAQAADCPPSAIASLAKLGPGVRNGVDRGVLWRIERDGRTSWLYGTIHIGRAEWVRPGPTVQKALAQSDALALEIDSRDEATTRVMGQPADPALLSRMLSGERARRLDRQNTEACVPPGATAKLQPILQVSALAGLVARADGLYPEFGVDETMAVSARNGNKPIFALENAADQIKALTGDSEAEEAEQVDAALDELESGQLRGQMKELADVWARSDADKLARYADWCDCLRTPAEQRLMKRLLDDRNPGLANGIERLHASGKGVFAAVGALHMIGPQGLPALMATRGFTVTPVLTSAQAQTAVPMPALSAPEPAPRAVRGGKAVKGQKGQKAQKGAVAAKGAKGAKSSKAAPASKGAKAPAKAAPKGKVRR
- a CDS encoding VOC family protein; the protein is MQRIFHLAFHVRDLDGARRFYGDVLGCAEGRSTDTWVDFDFFGHQISLHLGEPFATARTGRVGDVMVPMPHFGLALALPDWQALAERLEAANTDFVLKPQVRFEGQPGEQWTMFFCDPFGNPIEVKGFRSLATIYDK
- a CDS encoding MarC family protein; translation: MGYTFASATVLLLLITDPLGNIPIFANALKGVAPERRTWVIMREVLIAFALLLVFMFVGDGFLRVMGLSGLSLQIAGGVVMFLIALRMIFPPEHGAVPVAAPTEEPLIVPLAVPALAGPSALATVMLLVSQAPERRLEWVAALSVTMAVCAIVLVLAERIQRLVGERLVLAFERLMGLILVAVSVEMMIRGVKLLASEMGR